One Psychrobacillus glaciei genomic region harbors:
- a CDS encoding isochorismate synthase: MPNTTGQKKSTLRFYTETIEVSRLSAHAFFAAGDENYKGKRFFWQNKEKTFTLVGLGHAHTIANELEENRYQDIASKWKELCQLSLKEKADVSPILFGGFSFDPFNRISSEWDTFPSAFFTLSTFQLVIRNEQAFVSIHLITDEENSMDTFEQLRIERDALIHTSQVKELKNHAKSKLVEREDRLKEKYLQAVEDVTKRIQENEVKKVVIGRSLKLTFDDVFSSASVLYNTSIEQPESYLFGLERDDKLFFGATPERLVKVEHGEALSAGIAGSIKRGETSIEDRQLGESLLADPKNLAEHKYVVDMINKVFEQYCDEVKVPSRPKLLKIRDIQHLHTPIQGQLKNSASLFQLVEALHPTPAMGGEPREEAVAIIRESEQMNRGYYAAPIGWIDTEGDGEFAVGIRSALLENEHAYLYAGGGIVAESSSLEEFEETRVKFRPMLRTLGGNMNE, from the coding sequence ATGCCGAACACCACCGGCCAAAAGAAGTCAACATTACGTTTTTATACGGAAACAATAGAGGTATCGAGATTATCCGCTCATGCTTTTTTTGCGGCAGGAGATGAAAACTATAAAGGTAAACGGTTTTTCTGGCAAAATAAAGAGAAGACTTTTACATTAGTTGGATTAGGACATGCTCATACAATTGCCAATGAGCTTGAAGAGAATAGATATCAGGATATTGCTTCAAAATGGAAAGAGTTATGTCAGTTATCTTTAAAGGAAAAAGCGGATGTATCACCGATTCTTTTTGGTGGGTTTTCCTTTGATCCATTCAATAGAATCTCTTCAGAGTGGGATACATTCCCTTCTGCATTTTTTACATTATCTACTTTTCAATTAGTTATTCGAAATGAACAAGCGTTTGTCAGTATTCATTTAATAACGGATGAAGAAAATAGTATGGATACGTTTGAACAACTTCGAATCGAAAGAGATGCGTTAATACACACGTCTCAAGTAAAAGAATTAAAAAATCATGCTAAGTCTAAATTAGTTGAAAGAGAAGATCGATTAAAAGAAAAATATTTACAAGCAGTAGAAGATGTTACGAAAAGAATTCAGGAAAATGAAGTCAAAAAAGTCGTAATAGGACGTTCTTTAAAACTTACATTTGATGATGTTTTTTCTTCTGCAAGTGTTCTTTATAATACTTCCATAGAGCAACCTGAAAGCTATTTATTTGGATTAGAGAGAGACGATAAATTATTTTTTGGTGCCACACCTGAACGCTTAGTAAAGGTTGAGCATGGAGAGGCACTCTCGGCAGGAATTGCAGGTTCTATTAAACGCGGTGAAACGTCAATTGAGGATAGACAACTTGGTGAAAGTTTATTAGCTGATCCGAAAAATTTAGCAGAGCATAAATACGTCGTGGATATGATTAATAAAGTCTTTGAGCAATATTGTGATGAAGTGAAAGTTCCCTCTAGACCTAAACTACTTAAAATAAGAGACATCCAGCATTTGCATACGCCAATACAAGGTCAATTAAAAAATTCTGCATCACTTTTTCAGTTGGTAGAAGCCTTACATCCGACTCCAGCAATGGGTGGTGAGCCAAGAGAAGAAGCGGTTGCCATCATTAGAGAATCCGAGCAAATGAATCGTGGGTATTATGCAGCACCTATAGGTTGGATAGATACAGAGGGCGATGGAGAATTTGCGGTTGGAATTCGCTCTGCTTTATTGGAAAATGAACATGCTTATTTATATGCGGGCGGTGGAATCGTTGCCGAGTCCTCCTCTTTAGAAGAATTTGAAGAAACACGCGTGAAGTTTCGACCAATGCTTCGGACACTTGGAGGGAATATGAATGAATAA
- a CDS encoding 1,4-dihydroxy-2-naphthoate polyprenyltransferase codes for MSHELKADTGWRVWWKLTRPHTLTASFAPVFLGTMIALYYANINWPLFLAMLFACLLIQAATNMFNEYYDFARGLDHEESVGIGGAIVRNGVKPKTVMQLALLLYAIAAFLGIYICYESSWLLLIVGALSMAVGYFYTGGPYPIAYTPFGELFSGFFMGMLIVLIATYIQVGTVPNFAILLSVPSALLVAGIMLSNNTRDLVEDKAGGRKTMAILVGRKNAISILAAYFIISYLWIVALVIMQVVTPWTLLVLLSIKKPIHAIKLFREKENAIEVAPAMKDTALTNTIFVFLLGIGLLLGYYI; via the coding sequence ATGTCACATGAACTAAAAGCCGATACAGGCTGGCGTGTTTGGTGGAAATTAACAAGACCACATACATTGACTGCTTCATTTGCTCCAGTATTTTTAGGAACAATGATTGCTCTTTATTATGCAAATATTAACTGGCCACTATTTTTGGCTATGTTATTTGCTTGTCTTCTTATTCAAGCTGCAACGAATATGTTCAACGAGTATTATGATTTTGCCCGAGGACTTGATCATGAAGAATCGGTAGGAATTGGTGGTGCAATTGTTCGCAATGGTGTCAAGCCAAAAACAGTTATGCAATTAGCATTACTACTTTATGCAATTGCTGCATTTCTAGGAATCTATATATGCTACGAAAGTTCTTGGTTGTTATTAATTGTGGGGGCACTCTCTATGGCTGTAGGATACTTCTATACTGGCGGGCCATATCCTATTGCATATACACCATTTGGGGAATTGTTTAGCGGATTTTTTATGGGTATGTTAATTGTTTTAATAGCTACTTACATTCAAGTTGGTACTGTACCCAACTTCGCAATTTTACTTTCTGTTCCAAGTGCTCTACTTGTAGCAGGGATTATGCTTTCTAATAATACGAGAGATCTTGTAGAGGACAAAGCAGGCGGTAGAAAAACAATGGCAATACTAGTCGGTAGAAAAAACGCCATCTCTATTTTAGCAGCTTACTTTATCATCTCCTACTTATGGATTGTTGCTTTGGTAATTATGCAAGTTGTTACCCCTTGGACACTTTTAGTATTACTAAGTATTAAAAAACCAATTCATGCGATCAAATTATTTAGAGAAAAAGAAAACGCAATCGAAGTAGCACCGGCAATGAAGGATACAGCACTCACAAACACAATATTTGTTTTTCTTCTTGGCATTGGGTTACTTTTAGGTTATTACATTTAA
- a CDS encoding MgtC/SapB family protein: MDFIYTGNTEILLKLCLAALLSLIIGIERELKKKPIGLKTSIVIATFSCLLTYISIETAYTASPREGINITMDPLRLAAQIVSGIGFLGAGVILRKGNDSITGLTTAAMIWGAGGIGIAVGAGFYIEAALTVCIVLIGIELIPPLLTKIGPKRLRSKELSMKVLVPNETSIKDVYQYLLDNNVYIESIRIKDVILENNEMKHEMEMRLSIITKKNTVDFYLMMKQENFIERMEVASI, encoded by the coding sequence ATGGATTTCATATATACAGGAAATACAGAAATATTATTAAAATTATGTTTAGCTGCATTATTAAGTTTAATAATAGGTATAGAAAGGGAACTAAAGAAGAAACCAATTGGACTAAAAACAAGTATTGTTATCGCTACTTTTAGTTGTTTATTAACGTATATCTCCATTGAAACAGCATATACGGCAAGCCCGCGTGAAGGAATAAATATTACTATGGACCCCCTTCGCCTAGCAGCACAAATTGTAAGTGGAATTGGTTTTTTAGGTGCAGGCGTCATTTTACGCAAAGGTAATGATAGCATTACAGGATTAACAACCGCTGCAATGATTTGGGGAGCTGGCGGAATAGGTATAGCAGTCGGTGCCGGATTTTATATTGAAGCGGCATTAACTGTTTGTATTGTGTTGATTGGTATAGAATTAATCCCCCCTCTCCTCACTAAAATTGGACCAAAGCGTTTACGTTCAAAAGAATTATCGATGAAGGTGCTTGTTCCAAATGAGACTAGTATCAAGGATGTCTATCAGTATTTACTGGACAACAACGTATATATAGAAAGTATACGAATTAAAGACGTCATTCTTGAGAATAATGAAATGAAACATGAAATGGAAATGCGATTATCTATTATAACTAAAAAAAATACAGTAGATTTTTATCTCATGATGAAACAAGAAAACTTCATTGAACGTATGGAGGTTGCATCGATTTAG
- a CDS encoding cation diffusion facilitator family transporter, with amino-acid sequence MSEFLKLLKGGNKSSLTAAIVNTIIAIIKTGAFFFTGNVAMFAEMMHSIGDAANQFFVYIGSALSKKAPTPRFPNGFGRLINLVCLGAVLIVGILSYETIKEGWHQIQHPTTSTGVAISLTVLGLGILLESAVFYKAGKEILHENGIKGSFLGPITTSFAYINRAKPATKLVFMEDLVATSGGILAFTAILISHYTGFLQAEGIASIIIGLMMFYVVGKVFLDNARGALGETDEQMLVHIAHIVSENIHVKDIKELEVIKEGEFLHVNLVVEIDPTLLFAEVDDIHDVLKELILNQQSVTDVTIAFDEDDGIKKWKHHKDKKTTLKTPD; translated from the coding sequence ATGAGTGAATTTTTAAAATTATTAAAAGGTGGAAATAAATCCTCCTTAACGGCAGCAATCGTAAATACAATTATCGCTATAATTAAAACAGGTGCATTCTTCTTTACTGGCAATGTCGCAATGTTTGCAGAGATGATGCACTCTATAGGAGATGCAGCTAACCAATTTTTCGTGTATATAGGTTCAGCATTATCTAAAAAAGCCCCTACACCAAGATTTCCAAATGGATTTGGAAGGCTTATAAATTTAGTATGTTTAGGAGCAGTATTAATTGTAGGAATTCTTTCATATGAAACTATTAAAGAAGGCTGGCATCAGATTCAACACCCTACTACTTCTACTGGTGTTGCAATAAGTCTTACTGTTTTAGGACTGGGAATTCTACTAGAATCCGCTGTTTTTTATAAAGCTGGGAAAGAAATCCTTCACGAAAACGGGATTAAGGGTTCATTTCTTGGACCAATTACAACAAGCTTTGCTTATATAAATCGTGCAAAACCAGCGACTAAGCTTGTATTTATGGAAGACTTAGTTGCTACTTCTGGTGGTATTTTAGCCTTTACGGCAATACTAATATCACATTACACTGGTTTCTTACAAGCAGAAGGAATTGCTTCTATTATCATTGGATTAATGATGTTCTATGTTGTTGGAAAAGTATTTCTTGATAATGCAAGAGGTGCTTTAGGAGAAACAGATGAACAAATGCTTGTTCACATTGCCCATATCGTGTCTGAAAACATTCATGTAAAAGATATTAAAGAATTAGAAGTCATAAAAGAAGGAGAATTTTTACATGTGAATTTAGTTGTAGAAATTGATCCAACACTATTATTTGCGGAAGTAGACGACATTCACGATGTTTTGAAAGAGCTTATTTTAAACCAACAAAGTGTTACAGATGTAACAATTGCCTTCGATGAAGATGATGGCATAAAAAAATGGAAGCATCATAAAGATAAGAAAACGACATTAAAAACACCTGACTAA
- a CDS encoding iron-containing alcohol dehydrogenase translates to MNAFSFQNPVKLIFGKGQLSQLAEELSLYGKKVLVVYGGGSIKKNGLYDQVISVLNDANMEVFELAGVEPNPRLSTAKHGADICKQEGIEVILAVGGGSVIDCTKLIAAAAKYDGDPWDLVTRKAIPADALPFGTVLTLAATGSEMNAGSVITNEETQEKYGWGNPLVFPKFSILDPENTFTVPLNQTVYGIVDMMSHMFEQYYHNATNTPVQDEMIEGVLRSVIETAPKLVEDLENYELRETILFAGTIGLNGFLQMGYNGDWASHNIEHAVSAVYDIPHAGGLAIIFPRWMRHNVNVNPERFAKIATKVFNVDPAGKTAEEVAFEGIDRLATFWASLDAPTNLSDYNIDDSKIDLMVEKAMVNGEYGNFNKLNAVDTKAILTACL, encoded by the coding sequence ATGAATGCTTTTTCTTTTCAAAATCCAGTAAAATTAATTTTCGGTAAAGGACAGTTAAGTCAGTTAGCAGAAGAGCTTTCACTATACGGAAAAAAAGTATTAGTTGTATACGGTGGAGGAAGTATTAAGAAAAACGGATTATATGATCAAGTGATATCAGTATTAAATGATGCGAATATGGAAGTATTTGAATTAGCTGGAGTTGAACCAAATCCAAGATTATCTACCGCAAAACATGGGGCAGATATTTGTAAGCAAGAAGGAATCGAGGTTATATTAGCTGTTGGCGGAGGTTCTGTAATTGATTGTACAAAACTAATCGCTGCTGCTGCTAAATATGATGGAGACCCTTGGGATTTAGTGACACGAAAAGCCATTCCGGCAGATGCACTGCCTTTTGGAACTGTTTTAACACTAGCTGCGACCGGTTCTGAGATGAATGCCGGTTCTGTTATTACAAATGAAGAAACACAAGAAAAATATGGATGGGGTAATCCGCTTGTATTCCCTAAGTTTTCTATTTTAGATCCTGAAAATACTTTTACTGTACCATTAAATCAGACTGTTTATGGCATTGTTGACATGATGTCACACATGTTTGAACAATATTATCATAATGCGACGAATACTCCTGTCCAAGACGAGATGATTGAAGGGGTACTTCGTTCGGTTATTGAAACAGCTCCAAAACTTGTAGAAGACTTGGAAAACTATGAACTGCGTGAAACGATTTTATTTGCAGGTACAATAGGGTTAAACGGGTTCTTACAAATGGGCTATAATGGAGATTGGGCAAGTCACAATATCGAACATGCGGTATCAGCGGTATATGATATTCCCCATGCCGGCGGTTTAGCAATTATTTTCCCAAGATGGATGCGTCATAATGTAAATGTAAATCCGGAACGATTTGCAAAGATAGCAACAAAAGTTTTTAATGTGGATCCAGCGGGAAAAACTGCTGAAGAAGTTGCGTTTGAGGGTATCGATCGTTTAGCAACATTCTGGGCATCATTAGATGCCCCAACTAACTTATCAGATTACAACATTGATGATTCTAAAATTGACCTTATGGTTGAAAAAGCAATGGTTAATGGGGAGTATGGTAATTTCAATAAACTAAATGCAGTCGATACTAAAGCAATACTTACTGCATGCCTTTAA
- a CDS encoding Glu/Leu/Phe/Val family dehydrogenase: MADNLNLFTSTQAVIQEALHKLGYDEAMYELLKEPLRMLEVRIPVKMDDNTVKVFTGYRAQHNDAVGPTKGGVRFHPGVTPDEMKALSMWMTLKAGIVDLPYGGGKGGVVCDPREMSMGEIERLSRGYVRAVGQIVGPTKDIPAPDVFTNAQIMAWMMDEYSRMDQFNSPGFITGKPIVLGGSQGRDRATAQGVTIIINEAAKKRDIDMQGARVVIQGFGNAGSFLAKFLNDQGAKVIAISDAYGALHDPNGLDIDYLLDRRDSFGTVTTLFENTISNQELLELDCDILVPAAIENQITADNAHNIKAKIVVEAANGPTTTEATKILYDRDILLVPDVLASAGGVTVSYFEWVQNNQGYYWTEDEVNDKLISKMVDAFENIYEVATTRNIDMRLAAYMVGVRRTAEASRFRGWV; this comes from the coding sequence ATGGCTGATAATTTAAACCTGTTCACATCAACCCAGGCTGTCATTCAAGAGGCTCTGCACAAATTAGGTTATGATGAAGCAATGTATGAACTACTAAAAGAACCACTTAGAATGTTAGAAGTACGCATTCCAGTTAAAATGGATGATAATACAGTAAAAGTATTTACTGGTTACCGTGCACAACATAATGATGCTGTTGGTCCTACTAAAGGTGGAGTTCGTTTCCATCCAGGTGTAACACCTGATGAAATGAAGGCTCTTTCTATGTGGATGACTTTGAAAGCTGGGATTGTTGATCTTCCATACGGCGGAGGTAAAGGTGGGGTTGTTTGTGACCCACGTGAAATGTCTATGGGAGAAATTGAACGTTTAAGCCGTGGATATGTAAGAGCGGTTGGACAAATAGTTGGACCAACGAAAGATATCCCTGCACCAGATGTATTTACTAACGCACAAATTATGGCATGGATGATGGATGAATATAGTCGTATGGACCAATTCAATTCACCAGGCTTTATAACAGGTAAACCAATTGTACTTGGTGGTTCACAAGGTAGAGACCGTGCAACTGCACAAGGTGTAACAATTATTATTAACGAAGCTGCGAAAAAACGTGACATTGATATGCAAGGTGCACGTGTTGTTATTCAAGGCTTTGGTAATGCTGGAAGTTTCCTTGCTAAATTCTTGAACGATCAAGGTGCAAAAGTTATTGCTATTTCTGATGCTTACGGTGCTTTACACGATCCAAACGGTTTAGATATCGATTATTTATTGGATCGTCGTGATAGTTTTGGTACTGTTACTACTTTGTTTGAAAATACAATTTCTAACCAAGAGTTATTGGAATTGGATTGCGATATTCTAGTTCCAGCTGCAATTGAAAACCAAATCACTGCTGACAATGCGCACAATATTAAAGCTAAAATTGTTGTTGAGGCTGCGAATGGTCCTACTACAACAGAGGCTACTAAAATTCTTTACGATAGAGATATTTTATTAGTTCCTGACGTTTTAGCAAGTGCTGGTGGAGTAACAGTGTCATACTTTGAATGGGTTCAAAATAACCAAGGTTACTACTGGACTGAAGATGAAGTAAACGACAAACTTATTTCGAAAATGGTAGATGCATTTGAAAATATTTATGAAGTAGCTACAACTCGTAATATTGATATGCGTTTAGCTGCATACATGGTTGGTGTACGAAGAACTGCTGAAGCTTCACGCTTCCGTGGTTGGGTATAA
- a CDS encoding ornithine--oxo-acid transaminase, whose product MTISQQVIEQTNKFGANNYNPLPIVVSEAEGVWVKDPEGNKYMDMLSAYSAVNQGHRHSKIIQALKDQADRVTLTSRAFHNDQLGPWYEKVSKLTGKEMVLPMNTGAEAVETALKAARRWAYDVKGVGADQAEIIACNGNFHGRTMGAVSLSSDPEYKRGFGPMLPGINLIPYGDLEALKAAITPNTAAFIIEPIQGEAGIVIPPAGFLKAALELCRENNVLFIADEIQAGLGRTGKMFACEWEDVNPDMYILGKALGGGVFPISCIVANNDVLSVFNPGSHGSTFGGNPMACAVSIAALDVLVDEKLAERSLELGNYFMDALKEIQHPSIKEVRGRGLFIGMELTEEARPYCEALKELGLLCKETHDTVIRFAPPLVISKEELDWAIEKIKKVFNN is encoded by the coding sequence ATGACAATTTCACAACAAGTTATTGAACAAACAAATAAATTTGGTGCAAATAACTATAACCCACTTCCAATCGTTGTTTCAGAAGCAGAAGGAGTTTGGGTAAAAGATCCAGAAGGTAACAAATACATGGATATGCTTTCTGCTTATTCTGCAGTAAACCAAGGGCATCGTCATTCAAAGATCATTCAAGCTCTAAAAGATCAAGCCGATCGTGTAACTTTAACTTCACGTGCATTCCATAACGATCAATTAGGTCCATGGTATGAAAAAGTTAGCAAATTAACAGGTAAAGAAATGGTATTACCAATGAATACTGGTGCGGAAGCCGTTGAAACTGCACTAAAAGCAGCTCGTAGATGGGCTTATGATGTTAAAGGTGTAGGAGCAGATCAAGCAGAAATCATTGCATGTAATGGAAACTTCCATGGTCGTACAATGGGAGCAGTGTCTTTGTCATCTGATCCTGAATATAAACGTGGATTTGGACCAATGCTTCCAGGAATCAACTTAATTCCTTATGGAGATTTAGAAGCACTTAAAGCTGCAATTACTCCGAATACTGCTGCTTTTATCATTGAGCCTATTCAAGGGGAAGCGGGAATTGTTATTCCTCCAGCTGGTTTCTTAAAAGCTGCACTTGAATTATGTCGTGAAAACAATGTGTTGTTTATTGCAGACGAAATCCAAGCAGGACTTGGTCGTACTGGTAAAATGTTTGCATGTGAATGGGAAGATGTTAATCCAGATATGTACATTTTAGGTAAAGCACTTGGTGGTGGAGTATTCCCAATTTCATGTATCGTTGCGAACAATGATGTTTTAAGCGTGTTTAACCCAGGATCACATGGCTCTACATTTGGTGGTAACCCTATGGCTTGTGCTGTTTCTATAGCAGCTCTTGATGTTTTGGTAGATGAAAAGTTAGCAGAACGTTCACTTGAATTAGGAAATTATTTCATGGATGCTTTAAAAGAAATTCAACATCCTTCTATAAAAGAAGTTCGTGGTCGTGGATTATTCATCGGTATGGAGTTAACTGAAGAAGCACGTCCATACTGTGAAGCTTTAAAAGAACTAGGATTATTATGTAAAGAAACACATGATACAGTAATTCGTTTTGCTCCACCTCTAGTTATCTCAAAAGAAGAATTAGATTGGGCAATTGAAAAAATTAAAAAAGTATTCAATAATTAA
- the pruA gene encoding L-glutamate gamma-semialdehyde dehydrogenase produces the protein MIDYRHEAFTDFSKEENKKAIKEGYKVVEAYLGEEYPLIVGGERITTEGKITSYNPANKEQVVGTVSKATKDIASKAMDIADEVFNTWKKVKPAVRADVLFKAAAIMRRRKAEFSALLSKEAGKTWVEADVEAAEAIDFLEYYGREMLRLKDGSPVVSRPGEYNRYDYIPLGVAVVISPWNFPFAIMAGTTVAAMVAGNTVLLKPASTTPVVAYKFVEILEEAGMPAGVVNFIPGSGAEIGDFLVEHPRTRLISFTGSRDVGLGIVEKSSKLSPGQIWIKRSILEMGGKDTIVVDKEADLELAAQSIVKSAFGFSGQKCSACSRAVIVEDVYDQVVSRVEELTNALTVGIPDNDEHFVGPVIDGASFNKIMSYIEIGKGEGRLVTGGTGDDSKGFFIQPTVIADLSPTSRIMQEEIFGPVVGISKAKDFNEAIEIANNTEYGLTGAVITNNRMNLEKAREEFHVGNLYFNRGCTGAIVGYQPFGGFNMSGTDSKAGGPDYVQLHMQAKTTSEML, from the coding sequence ATGATTGATTATAGACATGAAGCATTCACAGATTTTTCTAAAGAAGAAAACAAAAAAGCGATTAAAGAAGGATATAAAGTAGTTGAAGCATACCTTGGTGAAGAGTACCCGTTAATCGTTGGCGGTGAAAGAATTACGACTGAAGGTAAAATCACTTCTTATAACCCAGCAAATAAAGAGCAAGTAGTAGGTACTGTTTCTAAAGCAACAAAAGATATTGCATCTAAAGCAATGGATATTGCAGATGAAGTTTTTAATACATGGAAAAAAGTAAAACCAGCAGTTCGTGCTGACGTTCTTTTCAAAGCAGCAGCTATTATGCGCCGTCGTAAAGCTGAATTCTCTGCATTATTATCAAAAGAAGCAGGGAAAACTTGGGTGGAAGCAGACGTAGAAGCAGCGGAAGCAATTGACTTCTTAGAATATTATGGCCGCGAAATGTTACGTTTAAAAGATGGCTCACCAGTTGTAAGCCGTCCAGGTGAATATAACCGTTATGACTATATTCCATTAGGAGTTGCTGTAGTTATTTCTCCATGGAACTTCCCGTTTGCAATTATGGCTGGTACTACAGTTGCAGCAATGGTAGCAGGTAACACAGTTCTATTAAAACCGGCTTCAACTACTCCAGTTGTTGCATATAAATTTGTTGAGATACTAGAAGAAGCTGGAATGCCGGCAGGTGTTGTAAACTTCATCCCAGGTTCAGGTGCTGAAATTGGTGACTTCTTAGTAGAACATCCACGTACTCGTTTAATCAGCTTTACAGGTTCTCGTGATGTTGGTTTAGGAATCGTAGAAAAATCATCTAAATTATCTCCAGGACAAATCTGGATTAAACGCTCAATCCTTGAAATGGGTGGTAAAGATACAATCGTAGTAGATAAAGAAGCTGATTTAGAATTAGCTGCTCAATCTATCGTAAAATCTGCATTCGGTTTCAGTGGTCAAAAATGTTCTGCATGTTCACGTGCTGTAATCGTTGAAGATGTATACGATCAAGTGGTGAGCCGTGTAGAAGAATTAACAAATGCTTTAACAGTTGGTATTCCTGATAATGATGAGCATTTTGTTGGTCCAGTTATCGACGGAGCTTCTTTCAATAAAATTATGAGCTATATCGAAATCGGTAAAGGAGAAGGTCGCCTTGTTACAGGTGGTACTGGGGATGATTCAAAAGGATTCTTCATCCAACCTACTGTAATCGCTGATCTTTCTCCAACTTCTCGAATCATGCAAGAAGAAATCTTTGGTCCAGTTGTAGGTATTTCAAAAGCAAAAGATTTCAACGAAGCAATTGAAATTGCAAACAACACGGAATACGGCTTAACAGGTGCAGTTATTACAAATAACCGCATGAACTTAGAAAAAGCACGTGAAGAATTCCACGTTGGTAACCTTTACTTCAACCGTGGATGTACGGGTGCAATCGTTGGATACCAACCATTTGGTGGATTTAATATGTCTGGTACAGATTCAAAAGCTGGCGGACCTGATTATGTTCAACTTCATATGCAAGCAAAAACAACTTCAGAAATGCTTTAA
- a CDS encoding sigma 54-interacting transcriptional regulator — protein sequence MDVKLVKLLPFYKFATEQVAVGIHAVDTTGRTVIYNEKMKEIEGLNSVDVEDRSILELFQFEQQDSTLLKVLHSGEPVLRVKQTYWNRNGQEITTINDTYPVLEEGKLIGAVEFSRDITALERLIYQPLKRYNEPITLSSITAVSLSMREIVERSLKAAHVRMPVLLIGEAGTGKDLIAEGIHNQLSPANNQFISLFCHSSDKHLINKFKIELEHITNCTIFCERIDLLSLELQNQLLQILNSNKNGENLFIASIGQDPVDLIATNKLSKELYYYFATVAITLPPLRNRTDDILPFTHDYFNRYLNRYGSTINEIEEEVSQAFLTYEWPGNLKELELLLDEISSMITTEQVLKFDMLPLHFKLKVQDFNETTKKAEDFVVTSEKDMLPLDEYLREAETYYLQKALDKFDGNITKAAEALGMSRQNLQYRLRKMKK from the coding sequence ATGGACGTAAAATTAGTAAAACTTCTTCCTTTTTATAAATTTGCTACGGAGCAAGTAGCCGTTGGAATTCACGCCGTGGATACAACAGGAAGAACAGTTATCTATAACGAAAAAATGAAAGAAATAGAAGGATTAAATTCTGTGGACGTAGAGGATCGATCCATTTTAGAACTTTTTCAATTCGAACAACAAGATAGTACATTGTTAAAAGTTCTTCATAGTGGAGAACCCGTTTTACGCGTTAAACAGACTTATTGGAATCGAAACGGGCAAGAGATAACTACTATTAATGATACATACCCTGTTTTGGAAGAGGGGAAACTGATTGGAGCAGTAGAATTTTCAAGAGATATTACTGCATTAGAAAGACTAATTTATCAACCATTAAAACGGTACAATGAACCAATCACCCTTTCTTCTATTACAGCTGTTTCCCTATCCATGCGAGAAATAGTGGAGAGATCTCTTAAAGCCGCTCACGTTCGAATGCCTGTATTATTAATTGGGGAAGCTGGCACTGGAAAAGATTTAATTGCTGAAGGAATTCACAATCAGCTATCTCCCGCAAACAATCAATTTATTTCCCTTTTTTGCCACAGTTCGGATAAACACTTAATTAATAAGTTTAAAATAGAGCTAGAACATATCACAAACTGTACAATATTTTGTGAAAGAATCGATTTATTATCCCTTGAATTACAAAATCAGCTTTTGCAAATTTTAAATTCAAATAAAAATGGAGAAAATTTATTTATCGCAAGTATTGGTCAAGATCCTGTTGATTTAATAGCTACAAATAAGTTAAGTAAAGAACTTTACTATTACTTTGCAACCGTCGCAATTACTTTACCACCTCTTCGTAATCGGACAGACGATATTCTACCTTTTACACACGATTATTTTAATCGATACCTCAATCGTTATGGTTCCACTATTAATGAAATAGAGGAAGAAGTTAGTCAAGCATTTTTAACATATGAATGGCCAGGGAATTTAAAAGAACTCGAACTACTATTAGATGAAATTAGCTCCATGATTACAACGGAGCAAGTGCTAAAATTCGATATGCTCCCTCTTCACTTTAAGTTAAAGGTTCAAGACTTCAATGAAACAACAAAAAAAGCAGAGGATTTTGTTGTCACTTCTGAAAAAGATATGTTGCCGTTAGATGAATATTTAAGAGAAGCGGAGACGTATTATTTACAAAAAGCATTGGATAAGTTTGATGGGAATATTACAAAGGCTGCAGAGGCATTAGGTATGAGTCGCCAAAATTTACAGTACCGACTTAGAAAAATGAAAAAATAA